The sequence GCAATGATATGAATTTACGAACCAAGTTCTGATCTCCTCTGGCGTGTATTCAACGCGAGGAATTGGTTGACCactaaaagaaaattaatgttAGTAGTATTCTatatcgtaattaataattatatctttttttgtaAAAGATCATTGATTTCTTTTTAACGTACTATCTGTAATTGTTTGCGATATCCGCGAATTGCACACGGCGTTTGCGATACACCGGGTCTTTAAAGCCCTGGAAATATTGAATTAaatgtattatacaatgttgCATATATCTTAGGTACTACGTATTTAACAAGAGAGAACAGTGTTTGAAAACAGAAACGTACTGGATGATCCGCGTCTAATTCGGATCCATACATGAGCACATTTTGAGCTTGATCTAGATCCGATATTTTTCGTGGAAACCAGGGCATATCTATTTCGCTGAAATCTATAAAGTTTGAACATGATCAGCACTTGTTGGTTCCGgaaagtttttttattttaaaagtgattttgattttaaaaaatcattcaaCGAAATTGCTCTAAAAGAACTATCGTTCGATGAAATgatcgtttaaattttaaatttatagtaAAAATTGATAGTGGGTATTATAAACTTCTAATTAATAGTAAACAAGTTAGaagtttaaatacaaaatttaagcaatgtaaaatgatatttaatgaagaaataaaatctatTGATGACTTACCAAAACTCGGAGCGGCGGAAAGTGATGGAGGATGAGGAATATTTCCTGTTTGCTCGTACTGTGCCAAATTAATGGCGGCGACTTCTCGGCTCAACATCCTGGTCAACTGTTCCATTCTTTTCGAATCACATTCAACATCGACGAGAATTTCGAATTCGGAACCGCGGCGCATTGATTTGCGTGATTCGATATGAATAACATTCACACCCAGGTCCTTTacgaaatattgatttaaaaatacattggtACATTTTCATGAAAGTTTCTACGCATTTTAATGTTTCTAATGTTAGAAGACACTTTAAAAAGATGTTACAGATATCTTTATTGTCTATAAGGATTCTGTAGTTGGTAAATAATCAAATATCGATTTTTAAAGGAAAGTAAGTGTTAATAAAGtaatgttaatatatttttatgaaaaatgacagactaaaaaatgtattattatttatacatatgtaagaataaattttcaaaattctattTCCATTCTGACCCTAACGTGGGTGAGATCTTATATTAGGCCCTGTGTAATATCGTTAAACACTATACCTGAAAAACTTGCAGAGCTCGTGCCAAGCCACCGATTTGGTTTTTCAAGGAAAAAACAACAGAACTTTTATTATCGCTGCTCAATTTCCGCTCGACCATGGGGATCTGAACGAATGAAAGAACATATCCATGCGTTACGTTTAACTTTTACCACACACTCAACCGCCTTTTTTCCCTCGTTATTTGCTTCGATTTTCTATATTGTCTTAAGTCACGTAATAATCTTACGAATGAAATACATATAGGTATGAGAAAAAGGAGGATTAGAAAGATTGCTCCAGCTTGGAATAATTAAGAAACTCGGAACATGAATTTGAGTTAAAACGAGTTAAAAAAAGCATCTTATATTTTGTAACAACAGTTCTAAAATCAACGCACATCGCTCGATTTATGTATGGGACTTCCTTCTTTAATGGCCCAGTGTTCGCCTCTTCTGTATAACCACACCCCGAGAAGGCCTTTTCCAGAACCACTCATACTGATCCTCGGTTCAAACTGAACAAACTTTCTATTTTTTCAACCAAATTTTCTATCTCTACTGTAACATATAATACTTTCGCTCACCGATAAAAAAATCAATCGAACGATGCAAGCaagtatttctatttaaaaatctaTCTAAATGTTGAACTTGGATAACACTGCAACAGTATCTCTCGACGGAATCGTCCCTCTAAGCACCGCGTGTAACAGTGTCCCGGTACCAGTGTCTTCTGCTCTTCTTAAGACCTCGGTCCCCTCCGTGTACGTGTCCTTCTCAATGACGATCTGTTCGCGATTGGTCGACGCACAGTAGTACGAAGTTCCCCCATTGGTCGGATAAGACTTTTCATGGGGTTGAAGAGGAGTGTTGGCTCACCCCATTTAACGGTAACTGTGCCGGTTCCACAATGTATTCTGTGTGACGTCACTGGAGTGCACGAAATGTGGGTGGCGCAAGAACTAGCAACGGTGAATGGGGAGAAGAGATTGCAAGGTCTTCGAAACAGGGATGTTATACTTTTCTTTCGGTACCCCTCTTCGCTATTCTCCAAAGATTTCTTCCCTCCCATCCGCACGATACGTTTATACTCAGAGTTTCTGGGCCAAGTGAAATTAGTCTACCATGGAAAAGACACGAATCCGACCATCGATTTACCGAGTTCACGCTTTTCCGCGTTCATTTAGCGACTCGTGATACTTCCTTCGACTTTGACTTTGTTCTGGCAACAATTACATCATCGGAGATTTTTCGGATTTCTTTCTCGATActtatttttctgtttaaatatataatgttgttAGTTATAAGTTAATAACGGGGCATACGtttcaattgttattaaatatcaGCAAGTATATGTCTGTAACGTGTCGTAGAAAATGTTACGCAATTTATCGTATTATTAACATTTGTGAATTACTAAATCCACGATTGTGAAAATATTGTGAAACGATATCGCGAGTGAATGTGAACCACATACCTAAATGGGGAAGTGTTTTTGGAGAAGCGTAATCTTCTTcggagaaattaatttttttctttctcttccgttCCTTTTTTTCAACGAGACAATCATTCTCGCTTTTGTGTATTTTTTCCACAGAACAAAGGGGCTGTTTAATAAAAGCTCGAGCAGCCGAGAACACTTCTCCGCCTCGTGGCAAAGCAGATGCAGCACATTACCAATGTCCATCACTTACGACTATCAGCTAGCACCCTTGTTGAATTATACCGAGCGTTCCTCTGGCATTAAGAGAATTGAGAGTATCGTTCGATCTGCGGAGAGAATCTTTCGTTTATCGGCCCCGTCTGCCAGTCACTAAATCACCGCTGAAAATATCTTTTGGATTATTTTTTCAGGCAATATTGATAAATAGCGAGATTTAACTAGTAGATATGAGACACTGTGGTTATAATGTTTTGCTGAAACAATCGGTCGCATCGATTTTCGATACATTCTGTTGTTTAAAGTGCTAAGCTGCTGAGACTGTTACTTTAGTAACACGAGAATAATTAAAAGTACCGATGGAATCTTGACAAAAAATCGAAAGCTTTTAGTAAGAGTGTTTTGCTTTttgcagaaaatattttactacATTTTACAAAGTTTCTTTTCGGTACTTCCGTGCTGTTTCGTATATTTAAGTGAGCCTAAACTGAGAATGGTTGTTACATTtgttaattaatctttttttctgctATTGTTATTatggttatttaaaaaatttctttataataaGAGTAAATATAAAGATACATATGCATTTATACTTgtgatattaaaaagaaaaatattctggcATTTGTGAAAAACTTATCTTTTTTGCATCTAATTgcataattatgaaatattaacatatgtataattatagtACTGTGACACAAAAAAAAGATATGTGTTGTAGTCATAATATCAGCTTAAATACTTATTCCTATTTTATGTTAAATTCCTTAATTTTTTGTATCTTTCTGTActcgataaaaattttatttttaggtGGCTCATGTGGTATATGTCGTATATGTGGTATATGTGGTATAAACATGCGTTTGATTATAAGTAATTATTGTACTATTCATCCGTTACCCGTATCGCCAAATTCACTTCCCATTCACAGAGATTCTACAAAGCATGATATCTCTTATCATACTGTCGTCCTTTGAGCCCGAAGTTCAACATTTGTAATTTGCTTCTGTTGTTTCACTAATAACTTTAAGGCTAAGATATCGTTGAAATACAAAGTACAAATTCGATCTTTATCTAAGAAACAATATCCTTCACACAAATTTTTGTACAACATCAACGATATAATTATAGCAATTTGTTTTCTAAGCACACGGATTAAATTGGTCGATAgcccttcttttttcttgtttagTGCCAGGATCTATAAATATGCTTCCTTGGAAAGGTGTGCGAGCCatgtatgcatacatatatttcgtcttTATGGATTTATCAAACAACTTACGATAATAATATAGATTTTGTTCGAAAATAATCTCAATTTCATGAGtattactttaataaaaaatcaatgcAAGCAccctaatatttttatactaaacTTTAAATATTGAACGCCTAGATCAATTCGATGGTTTCTTAAATataactaatattttatttagtgGTTATTACATAggttaatgtaatataaatttaatactcCGTTGGAAGAAGCAAGATTGGGTTGGGTTGGCAAACCGGGTTATTTATATGTAAGCcaaatcttttttattgttctAGACTTTTATAAAGTTTGTGAAGCTTATAAGAGGTCTATACTTATCAAGGtatatatattacgtaatattacattataatcgCTCGTTAagtcaaatatttgaaactttaCCCAATAGAAATAAGAATTCTTTTTGAAGAAATTCAAGAGTGAAATCTCGCTTGGGTTGTCAACGACCCAGTTTGCTTACGGAGGGCTAATCATCGAAACCGTCTCTTTATACCTTCACCACTTTTTTCAAATGCTACATTCTGTCGCAAAAAATGTGTCGTAGTTTGGATTCGATGGATTCTTCGGTATCTTTCCCTACTTCGATCATTTTAACGTGTCAGATTAAAATGAGACGAattaaacaagttaaaaattagaATCTGTAGCcaagtttgaaaaatatagtatatattgcAAGACGTCTTAATGAAGATACAAACTTGTTGCTTTTGTAACCTTCCCGACACAAGATCTTATGCAACAAAATCACTACTTCTCATTTCTTCTTCTGTATGCTTACATACCATCTCTTTTCCATGTCATTAGCAACTTAATTCAAAATACGAGGCTTTTGTAAGCTTTTAAGATTAAAATAGTTATTTCAGAAACGGATAATTCCAAAGTTATCGAATTAATATATCCTGCTATGGatattaaatgtttataaaacgttatgatcCTTGGATTATTGTGGTACGTATAATCGATATCCTGAAATAATATAGCTTTTAGTATGTACAAAAGCGATAAacatattattatgtaaaatacaCAACTTTGTATCTACCTATTGTGAAAAATTCGCCCGTTATCATCATTTTATCATCAGTTTCCACATAAATCGACTCTAAAGTCTCTACTTTCTTCTTAATTCTTCTACCGAAGTCTTAATACTAATCGGCTTCTTCAAACCATTTAATCGATTAGTGAAAAATAGGTAACTAAGTAAGGACAAGACGAGTATTCGCTGTTTGCAGACAGGAAGATCCTCTTGGAGCGCATTCTCAGCACGAGTGATTCAAAGGAAGAAGTTGGCTGCACGAGAAGACGAATAAAAGTCAAGATACggtagaaaaaaggaaacatttTACAATCAAATAGATTGGGAACGATGTTGTTACTTTATAGGCAGATTTACGAACAAATTTAATCTTAGGCGCGGATCGAATGCAAATTGTCGTGCTGTTTCCTTGccaattgtattttatataactaAATAACGAAATCTTCGAACGTTAAGGATTCTGATTCAGGAAATCGAGAAGAAACGCAAGATCGCTCGCAAGGTGTTTCACTAAACTTCAAGCGTTCGCAACTTCCTTAACTCGATTAACCGGCATTAATTACTCTTTCTGGATCGTTCGTCTCAACTTTCCCTTCTACTACAGTTCGTTTTCATTAAGTCTATACTTCACTATTATGCGTCCTAAAATATACTTCTGATATCCCCGTACAAACATAATTCGAGAATATAGTATTCGAATGTAGGACACGTAGAACGTTTCCTTCTGGAATTTGCTACTCTATACATCTTTCCaaccaatataaaaaattaacgcTCTTGACTTGCCACCACTTTGCCCGTTCAACGGTGATCTATTTATGGATGACGGTTTTCTTAATTCCCAAGTGGATTGAACTTTAAAATAAGCGCTTTTGGTTGGAATTCATTAAAAATCAACGCTGAGTTAATGcaatatttcatttgcaattgtttttaGCATTTCGTCTAGTTTGCTAtctattttcttatattaaaaaatgcacATTTACCTTGCACGTTTTTCTCTTCCGATCGTCAAATTATGAGTTTTATGCATTTTCATATTATCAAAGTTACTATTTTGAAGACGTGTATGTATAATTAGAacatgaatatatattataataattataaattcaatgtTAGCTTGTAGCAATATACTACATTTCCTTTCGTCGACTCAGAAAATCACCTAATTCAACGAATGATAGCAATAATCCTCGTCATAAAACAAAAGAGATCATTCTACACAAAAATATCTTATCGTTACATGTCTgtaaaaatcaaatttctcatcataccaaaaaatataaaaataaaaaaagtcatTATTCTAAGATCCCCTCAAGAAACACGCTCCTTCCACATGCATACACAATTTATAGTGGACGTCGAACGCGTTAGAAGGTTTCTCATTAACGAAAGCAAACCGCCCGATCCATCCGTTCCATCAAAGGGAAATTTACCCTCCTGTTTCGAAGTAAAAAACTGGCCTTTAGATCTCGGTACATGGTGTGTCGATATTTTTGGTTTTGCGCGTTTCAGGGTCGTCAGTTCGGATCGGGTCGGCccaattgaaatattaaatcgaGCTATGGTTCGCCAAGGCGTTTCGGCTTAGATTCGGCCGGCTGGCTTCTCCCGTTCGATTTCCTGGCGGCGCGTTCACGGAAAATCATCGAGTGCACGCGGGGGTGTGCGCGACGCTTACCACGCAGGAATCAATAGGGCGTCGCGAGTAGCGTCGAAGCGGTGGTGCTCGAGCGACGTCGTCCCCAACGTCAGCGACATCTTGGCCCTAACGGTTTTCCGGGGGTCGCCGAGCAGCTCTCCATCAGGCCGTCACGGCCGCCTTCAGGACCGACCCCACGCCGTCTGTTTTCCGCTGGCTGTTGCAGAATGGCCGATACCGAATTTGAGGAATTTCGACACTATTTCGAGAGGCTTCCGCAGCATCTCAAGGCACCACTTTCTAATTACACGTGAGTACATGGCGTTCCATTCTCCTGTTTTGTCTTTGCGAATATATTCCTGTACAACGTGCGATGTCTCTGACGTTTGAAGGCGAATCGTTAGAAAGGATGGCGTGAAACGTACATCGGTGACACGTCGATGGGACATTTTATTTGTAGAGTGTATAATTTActtgttcttccttttttcttgttttattagAAAGGTAGATTTTTTAACATGTTGGTTTTTGCTACGATGACTGAATTAGGACGATCTTTGACGTAAAAGTATACCTCCTTAAATAGGGGTTGCGCTATCGACACTGTGACAAGGCTTCTGACAGTATAGTAGGTGATCGTGTTTTTTAGGGTCGAGCTGTAAGGAGTTGTAAAAATAGCAGAGACGGGATGAAATTAATTGGCAACGTTCGGTGTAAATGAACGTCTATGACATAGCATATCTATTGTAGCAATTGTGGAATTGGGAATTAGTTGTATGTGATTACAATGGGAAGAAAAGCAACCCTTTTAATTTAACTTGTAGTAGTATGATTACTTTCTCGTAAAAATACTTGTGGTCTTTTTATTAATCTAGTCTGACATAGTTTTGTCATTGCAAGATTTTAATTATTACGGAAAAGCATCATTGTGTTTTTGTAGCTTGTTTCTGTAACTGATGATTAATTCAATGCATTTCGACTCGAGTTGCGTTAGGATTATATTGCTTAGGGAGTAGGTTTCGACCCGATGAATCGCACATTCGGGAACAGATTAAAGGGGTAAGGTATAAGTGCATCAAAAAGATACACTGTGGAGGTGCGGTCGATGCTGTTCCCTGTCTGTGAAATAAATTCAGCGCAGAAGAATGCAGTATATATACGACACTTGCCAAATGTTGTCGTTTTCCATAAGAAAAgctacaaatttaatattttattcaactGATATTAtgattaaatcaaatattactTTACcgcttttaacgttatatgtcatctTTCATTTACTATTATAAGAGTTTTCCTTCTTACTTTTACAAGTGTATAAATAACATCCTTTTATTTTGTCTATTTTAATCataaaaaataacgaattaatgTAGAGATCTTAAacacgaaaatataaaaatgaagtaTCTCCTTTATTGCTACTAATAAGTCAAATCTATAAATCAAATGGTATTTTCGCAAGTGATTAACCGTGGTTTGAAAATGCAAAGTGTgcgtaaaaattttatttatttacggtCAACGATACTCGAGGCAATGGCAAgatagaatgaaataaaatcaatTGGAGTCTATCGTATACGTGAAACGATTTCCACTTTAGCTGTCAGTCATGATTACTTGCCTTTTGTACAAAACAAGCACGCGCTATTAATGGACCAGTCACGCCTcagtttttatcgttaattatctAATCTGTCGTCCCCATTTCTTTACAGCGACGAATTGATTATAAGTTTCGAGGTTCGTAAATAGAATCGGATTTAAAACGACTGACCATCTCTCCGTtttcgataataataaataattatatttataaaacaccgttatatttttcagaaaaataaaatataatttttcatataactGTTGAGCGATATGAATATTGAAGTTTATAGaagatacgtatacatatatcgtaaaCCACAAGATTAAAATAACACGTCGTTTACCTGTTGGTCAATGGTATCCGAGTGTTTCTTAGTCGCGAGACGTTTCCTGGGAGTTCCAATCTGTCAACTTTGATTCACTTGCTTTTTAAATAGATAATACTTTAACAAAAGATGTATTAAAACACgacatattatttttgttaagaaatttcaattaattctgaTATTCGTTGAATATGACATAAAAGATCTTACCTATTCcctagaaacgaagatatacctTTCATATTATCCGTTGTATAACATGAAcgtcatttttatattacaaaacatttaattatttagtagaaaaattaaagaatatatcATTCATCTACATGATATAAAATTCACTAACAGTTGTATAGTCGATTGGTACATACAAACATAGACTTTCCAGATACAGCTCCTGTTATCATTACATTCTCATTCTGTTAATATCATTCTCCtgctttttcaatttcttagtTTCACGCTTAAAACTTCTTCGTGTCTCACTCTTTGCCTCTAAAATTAATcaagaatttaatataatgatcATTGCTGGTGTTTGGTAAGAACATTAGTAACATTTGATCTTTGCCCTTaaaagtttcatattttaaatgatcaatttcaataattaatacTGCGAACTATTACTGAAAACAGGCTCGTTCACGATGTGATGATAGACGATTCACCGACCTCGTCGCAGGATAGCGACCCAGAGGTTGAGAGATCTTGCGATGGAGTCGCAGGCGATTCCGAGGACGAGGAAGTGGTGGTCATTCATCGGCACGAGAATCAGAGCGGACACACTTCCGGTGATGATAGCGAAGATCTCGATCACAACTGTTCCATCGTCGCTGATAGCGACTTTAGGTTGGTAACATCGTAAGTGCACACTACTTCTCTTTTGGCCTGCGAACATATAAATTCCATAGATCAATATTTCTAATTCAAGACTTtggaattgaaaaaattatcgaGAGATCGTGCAATTTTTGTTTGTCAGAATTTTCCtctaaaaattataatgatATTGATATAAGTGTAAATCAAAGTGGCAATTTTAACTAACTCGTCTTGAATTTTGTTCGAGATAATCAGAGGACTCCTTGCTCGAAGAAATTAGCTCAAAGAATAGATTGAATGTTAGTTATAATTTTCGAAATGAATAGGCAAGCCTCTAATTATTTCCAACTATATGTCATGTTCAATGAATTACGTGTCGTTGATATTAAACAATTTAGATTGCCtgtttaaattcaaattcaaatttagtcGTGCATCTATGTTTCCTCTTTGAATGCAACTTCTTGTAACTTCTGCATGCAAGAAGTTTTTGTTCCTCTATTAATTTAAACATTTCCAATTAAATCTTTATAGATGTACAaggttacaattatttttaagcACTCGTTATTCTTTCCAAGAAAAAAAGCTGTcgatattcttttaattttagaaatgcTACTATGGTAAAGGCAAATTTGCACGTCGATTTACTTATGACTAGGATAGTGACTCGTGCAGTGCGTTCCagtgtcatctgtgtatcctcTTGCATCTCCTGAAGAAATGATCTCCCCCTGTCGTTAAAGCATTGAGAACAGATTACATAACATTAGGCACTAAACGCGATAGGATCTGAAATTGCGTGTGATATAGATCgacaaatgaaatgaaatttattacaataaaaaggaaaaacgaaTCACCATTCGCTGATTGATTAAACAGAAAAGATACAAGTATGCAAGGATACGAGTGTGTGGTGCTTTTGtgtaaagaaacaaattttgttATCCGTTCTCAATCGTGATGGGAATTTATTAGTGGCACTCACTATTGTGGAAACCCAattagagagaaaaagaaagtaaaatctACACACTTTAAATGGCATGGTGAAAGGTAGCTTAGCTCACTACACGACTACCCTTGGGTGACATTAGCTTGTTCGGTGGACTGAGCAGCAGGGGTCGATCGGCAGGCGTCGGTGGACCAGGCCCTGGTGGAGGTAGCACTGCCGGAACCGGTAACGGTGGTAGAGATAGCGTAGTCAGCGACGTCGGGGATTCCTGTTCCAGTCTGAGTTCCTGGCCCACACCTGAACATGTACCCTCGAATCGTCCTGGAAGTGGTAGCACCGAGCGCAGACGTCGGAGATTACCGGAAATTCCTAAAACGAAGAAATGTAAGAAACTTAAAACTGTAaatatcgatatacatatatacatatacatatgtttaaCCCTTTAGATATAATATCACCTAGTAACTATTAAATCCTTCTTAAATTACGTATTATAGAACTGTAGTAGTCATAATAGTTTATCAGAGACAATTCAGCTTTGTTCATGATTTTTATTCCGTTTCTTTGTGAatcaaaaagatattttatactatagaAGGTCAGTGAGGAAAAGGTTGTTACGCTATGATACCTTGACAACGTGACCGTCAATGTGTAACACGATCCATTGCGAATCAGCCTTATCTTATGCGTTTCTCATCACCTGTTTTGATTCACTGATCTTGACGATACCATGCATTCAACCGCAGAATCGACGACCGCAACCAAAGAAAATCCATAATGACATCTAACTTACGTCACGTCACTTGTTGAAGATACATATAACTGAGACTTATTGACCTGTGATCACATTTGTTCTAATATGCGTCGAACGCATTACGTGTAGTCTATCATTGTTTATACGTGAAAATTAAACATGTTAAATTTACATGATTTGAAGTACCTGCTCATTCGGGAAGAAGGTAgccatttattaattattcgaattacttgaataaatttatttgttttgtaaaatatttgcttttttttAGCTCTGCCTATCGGTCAGACGTCTATGCAGTCGTCATCGTCTCTGGCAGACGAATTGAATGCAGCAACTGGTTCGAGTTCTAGCCGGCCGCATTTAGTCTTACGAAAATGTCACTCGAGGCTTCGTCATGAGGATAGTTCACCTGACAGCGAGCGAATGGCTACTGACAGTGGTCATTCCACTGCTCATTCGCCGGAAAATGGACCGAAAAGTGTGTCGCCGATTCCCTGTAACACGTTGCAGAACACTGACTCTGTTTCGCCGAGTAGTACACCAGGTGATTTTTTCCTCGATATCATTCtcgtaaattatatataaatattttacttagtTTTACTTGGTCGTGTGTTTCGTGCTAAAAGTTTCTATTTGTTTCTCATACGATGGAATGCCATTGTTCATTGCAACTTTCAATAcaattttacattataatttcCGTTATATTTGTTTCCGTATTGCTTCGAAGGAAGCGGTGGTGTGCCTTTTACTCAATTAGAGCTGTTGGAGGCGACGCATCGAGGATTGCACAAATTCGTACCAAGACATCATGATGAGATCGACCTCGAAATCGGTGATCCTATTTACGTTCAGAAAGAGGCTGATGATCTATGGTGTGAAGGTTCGAATTTTCTTTGACTCTTAGGTTTGACCAACCCGTTCTTTATCTTGATCAatcatacaaaattttaattattcctaAATAAGATCAAGGAAACTCTTCTTATAACATAATGTTGAACAACTTGAAATTCAAGTTAAAGAACATCAATGACAATGAACTTGTTAGTAATGATtgatatatgtttatatgtttGTGTTCGTATTGAAGGTGTGAATCTGAGAACAGGTCGCCAAGGTATCTTCCCCTCGGCTTACGCGGTCGACATGGATTACAGTGACTTTGATCCCTCGGCGCCGAAGGTGAAGAGGGAAAGATACCTTCTTGGTTATTTGGGATCTGTGGAGACATTGGCGCATAAAGGCACTGGTGTCGTTTGTCAAGCAGTTCGAAGAATTGTCGGAAACTCGCAAGAATCTCCCGTTTCACAAAGCTGTATCTTGGAAGTGTCCGATCAGGGTCTTCGAATGGTCGATAGAAGTAAACCACGGGTATATTCAAGATTTAAAAGTTCTTCTTAAATTTCCTTCTCCATTGTAtctattctttcctttttttttaacaaatggTACGCTGTGTTTTTTTCAGAAGAATCAAGGACCCTGTCACGATTATTTCTACTCGCTTAAGAATGTTTCATTTTGCGCGTTTCATCCTCGCGATCATCGCTACCTCGGCTTCATCACGAAGCATCCTACCTTGCAAAGGTTCGCTTGCCACGTTTTCATCGGTCAAGAATCTACGAGGCCCGTTGCCGAAGCCGTCGGGTATGCATTTCCCTGTACTTTCT comes from Bombus terrestris chromosome 7, iyBomTerr1.2, whole genome shotgun sequence and encodes:
- the LOC100647809 gene encoding JNK-interacting protein 1 isoform X3; the encoded protein is MADTEFEEFRHYFERLPQHLKAPLSNYTLVHDVMIDDSPTSSQDSDPEVERSCDGVAGDSEDEEVVVIHRHENQSGHTSGDDSEDLDHNCSIVADSDFRLVTSRGRSAGVGGPGPGGGSTAGTGNGGRDSVVSDVGDSCSSLSSWPTPEHVPSNRPGSGSTERRRRRLPEIPKTKKSLPIGQTSMQSSSSLADELNAATGSSSSRPHLVLRKCHSRLRHEDSSPDSERMATDSGHSTAHSPENGPKSVSPIPCNTLQNTDSVSPSSTPGSGGVPFTQLELLEATHRGLHKFVPRHHDEIDLEIGDPIYVQKEADDLWCEGVNLRTGRQGIFPSAYAVDMDYSDFDPSAPKVKRERYLLGYLGSVETLAHKGTGVVCQAVRRIVGNSQESPVSQSCILEVSDQGLRMVDRSKPRKNQGPCHDYFYSLKNVSFCAFHPRDHRYLGFITKHPTLQRFACHVFIGQESTRPVAEAVGRAFHRFYTKFIETAFPIEDIYIE
- the LOC100647809 gene encoding JNK-interacting protein 1 isoform X4 codes for the protein MADTEFEEFRHYFERLPQHLKAPLSNYTLVHDVMIDDSPTSSQDSDPEVERSCDGVAGDSEDEEVVVIHRHENQSGHTSGDDSEDLDHNCSIVADSDFSRGRSAGVGGPGPGGGSTAGTGNGGRDSVVSDVGDSCSSLSSWPTPEHVPSNRPGSGSTERRRRRLPEIPKTKKSLPIGQTSMQSSSSLADELNAATGSSSSRPHLVLRKCHSRLRHEDSSPDSERMATDSGHSTAHSPENGPKSVSPIPCNTLQNTDSVSPSSTPGSGGVPFTQLELLEATHRGLHKFVPRHHDEIDLEIGDPIYVQKEADDLWCEGVNLRTGRQGIFPSAYAVDMDYSDFDPSAPKVKRERYLLGYLGSVETLAHKGTGVVCQAVRRIVGNSQESPVSQSCILEVSDQGLRMVDRSKPRKNQGPCHDYFYSLKNVSFCAFHPRDHRYLGFITKHPTLQRFACHVFIGQESTRPVAEAVGRAFHRFYTKFIETAFPIEDIYIE
- the LOC100647809 gene encoding JNK-interacting protein 1 isoform X1, with protein sequence MADTEFEEFRHYFERLPQHLKAPLSNYTLVHDVMIDDSPTSSQDSDPEVERSCDGVAGDSEDEEVVVIHRHENQSGHTSGDDSEDLDHNCSIVADSDFRLVTSLFGGLSSRGRSAGVGGPGPGGGSTAGTGNGGRDSVVSDVGDSCSSLSSWPTPEHVPSNRPGSGSTERRRRRLPEIPKTKKSLPIGQTSMQSSSSLADELNAATGSSSSRPHLVLRKCHSRLRHEDSSPDSERMATDSGHSTAHSPENGPKSVSPIPCNTLQNTDSVSPSSTPGSGGVPFTQLELLEATHRGLHKFVPRHHDEIDLEIGDPIYVQKEADDLWCEGVNLRTGRQGIFPSAYAVDMDYSDFDPSAPKVKRERYLLGYLGSVETLAHKGTGVVCQAVRRIVGNSQESPVSQSCILEVSDQGLRMVDRSKPRKNQGPCHDYFYSLKNVSFCAFHPRDHRYLGFITKHPTLQRFACHVFIGQESTRPVAEAVGRAFHRFYTKFIETAFPIEDIYIE
- the LOC100647809 gene encoding JNK-interacting protein 1 isoform X2; this translates as MADTEFEEFRHYFERLPQHLKAPLSNYTLVHDVMIDDSPTSSQDSDPEVERSCDGVAGDSEDEEVVVIHRHENQSGHTSGDDSEDLDHNCSIVADSDFSLFGGLSSRGRSAGVGGPGPGGGSTAGTGNGGRDSVVSDVGDSCSSLSSWPTPEHVPSNRPGSGSTERRRRRLPEIPKTKKSLPIGQTSMQSSSSLADELNAATGSSSSRPHLVLRKCHSRLRHEDSSPDSERMATDSGHSTAHSPENGPKSVSPIPCNTLQNTDSVSPSSTPGSGGVPFTQLELLEATHRGLHKFVPRHHDEIDLEIGDPIYVQKEADDLWCEGVNLRTGRQGIFPSAYAVDMDYSDFDPSAPKVKRERYLLGYLGSVETLAHKGTGVVCQAVRRIVGNSQESPVSQSCILEVSDQGLRMVDRSKPRKNQGPCHDYFYSLKNVSFCAFHPRDHRYLGFITKHPTLQRFACHVFIGQESTRPVAEAVGRAFHRFYTKFIETAFPIEDIYIE
- the LOC100647809 gene encoding JNK-interacting protein 1 isoform X5, translating into MESQAIPRTRKWWSFIGTRIRADTLPVMIAKISITTVPSSLIATLGVGGPGPGGGSTAGTGNGGRDSVVSDVGDSCSSLSSWPTPEHVPSNRPGSGSTERRRRRLPEIPKTKKSLPIGQTSMQSSSSLADELNAATGSSSSRPHLVLRKCHSRLRHEDSSPDSERMATDSGHSTAHSPENGPKSVSPIPCNTLQNTDSVSPSSTPGSGGVPFTQLELLEATHRGLHKFVPRHHDEIDLEIGDPIYVQKEADDLWCEGVNLRTGRQGIFPSAYAVDMDYSDFDPSAPKVKRERYLLGYLGSVETLAHKGTGVVCQAVRRIVGNSQESPVSQSCILEVSDQGLRMVDRSKPRKNQGPCHDYFYSLKNVSFCAFHPRDHRYLGFITKHPTLQRFACHVFIGQESTRPVAEAVGRAFHRFYTKFIETAFPIEDIYIE